Part of the Longimicrobium sp. genome, AGCGGGTGCTGGTGGACGTGGAGGGGCACGGCCGCGAGGAGGTCCTGGAGGGGATCGACCTGTCGCGGACGGTGGGGTGGTTCACCACCCTCTACCCGGTGCTCCTGGACCTGCGCGGCCACCCCGGCGAGGGCGAGGCGCTGAAGGCGGTGAAGGAGCAGCTGCGCGCGGTCCCCAACCGCGGGATCGGCCACGGCGCGCTGCGCTGGCTGAGCCCGCGCGCCGAGGTGCGCGAGGCGCTCGCCGTGCTCCCGCGGGCGCGGGTCCGCTTCGAGTACCTGGGCCAGTTCGACGGGAGCGCGGGCGAGGAGGGCTTCTTCGCCCTCGCCCCCGAGTCGGCGGGGCCGAACGTGGACCCGCGGACGGAGCGCGGTCATCTCCTGGCGCTCACCGGCTCGGTGCTGGGCGGCCGCCTCGAGGTCACCTGGCAGTACAGCGCGGGGGTGCACCGGCGCGAGACGGTGGAAGCGCTGGCGCGCGACTACGTCGCGGAGCTGCGGGCGCTGATCGCCCACTGCACGTCGGAGGAGGCGGGCGGCTACACCCCCTCGGACTTCCCGCTCGCCGACATCGACCAGTCCACGCTGGCGCTACTCGAGGCCCAGCTCCTGGCCGAGGAAGGCGCCTAGCGCCGTCCCCCGCGGGATCGGCGGATCTCCACCGCCGATCCCCGTCCCGGTCACGATCCCGACCCGATCCCCGACCCGATCCCGATCCTCGATCCCCGATCCCCCGGCGCCTTCCGCCCCCTCCTCGGGCGCGCGGAGCGGCCCGGGACGCGGGGGGTGCCGCCGGACGCGCGGCCCCCCGCCGACGGTCCTTCCCGAGCACGTCCACCCGACCCTCGTCCTCACGCCCGGGCCACGCGCGCCCGACCACATCGTGTTCCGATGAGCAAGCAAGCCCTGATCGGCGACATCTATCCGCTCAGCCCCATGCAGCAGGGGCTGCTCTTCCACACGCTCTACGAGCCGGGGAGCGGCGAATACGTCGGGCAGTCCCGGTTCGGGCTGCGCGGGGCGCTGGACGTGGAGGCGCTGCGGCGGGCCTGGCAGGGGGTGCTGGACCGGCACCCGGTCCTCCGGACGGGCTTCACCTGGGAAGGGGTCCCCGAGCCGCTGCAGGTGGTGCGCCGCGCGGTGGAGCTGCCGCTCGTGGTGGAGGACTGGCGCGGCGTGGACGCGGACGAGCAGGACCGGCGCATGGAGGAGTTCCTGCGCGAGGACCGCGCCCGGGGCTTCGACCCGGCCCGCGCCCCCCTGATGCGGCTGACGCTCTTCCGCACCGGCGACGCCGCCTGGCGGCTGGTGTGGACGCACCACCACCTGGCGCTGGACGGGTGGAGCCTCCCCCTGGTCTTCCGCGACCTGGTGGCGCTCTACGACGCCTGCACGGCGGGGCGCGAGCCGTCGCTCCCGCCGGCGCGGCCGTACCGGGACTACATCGCCTGGCTCAAGCGGCAGGACCTGGGGCGGGCGGAGCGGTACTGGCGCCGGACGCTGGAGGGCTTCCGCGCCCCCACCCCGCTGGGCGTCGAGCGGCCGCCGGCCGGGCGCGAGGAGGGGTACGGGCGCCGCGACCTGCGGCTGGGGCGCGAGGTGACCGGCGCGCTGCAGGCGTACGCCCGCCGCCACGGGCTGACCGTCAACACGCTGGTGCAGGGGGCGTGGGCGCTGCACCTCTCCCGCTCGAGCGGCGAGCCGGAGGTGGTGTTCGGGGCCACCGTCTCCGGGCGGCCGGCCGAGCTGGCGGGGGTGGAGGAGATGGTGGGGCTCTTCATCAACACGCTGCCGGTGCGCGTGCGGGTGGGCGAGGACGAGCGGGTGGTGGACTGGCTGCGGCGGCTGCAGGCCCAGCAGGCGGAGCTGCGCGAGTACGAGTACTCCCCGCTGGCGCAGGTGCAGCGCTGGAGCGAGGTGCCGGCCGGCACCCCGCTCTTCGAGAGCATCCTGGTCTTCGCCAACTATCCCGCGGGCGGTGTCCTGGGCGAGGGGGAGGAGGCCGTCGAGGTCGAGCGCGAGGGCGTCGTCGAGCAGGCGAACTACCCGCTGACGGTGAGCGCGACGGTGGGCGCGGAGGTGCTCGTCCGCATCGAGCACGACGGCGCCCGCGCGACCGCGGCTTCCGTGGACCGGGTGCTGGCGCGGCTGGAGACGGCGCTCCGGGCGATGACGGCCGACCCGGAAGCGCGCCTGTCGGAGCTGGAGCTGCTCTCGGACGACGAGCGGCGGCGGGTGGTGGAGGAGTGGAACGCCACGGACCGGCCCTCCCAGCGCGGGCGCTGCGTGCAGGAGCTGTTCGAGGCGCAGGTGGAGCGCACGCCGGAGGCGGCCGCCGTGGTCCACGACGGCGGCGTCCTCACCTACCGCGAGCTGGACGAGCGGGCGAACCGGCTGGCGCGCCACCTCCGGCGCCTGGGCGTGAGGCCGGAGGCGGTGGTGGCGATCTGCCTGGAGCGCTCGGCCGAGCTGGTGGCGGCGATGCTGGCCGTGCTCAAGGCCGGCGGGGCGTACCTCCCGCTCGACCCGGCGTATCCCCGCGAGCGGCTGCTGGGGGTGCTGGAGGACTCCGGCGCGCGGGTGCTGCTCACCACCGCCGCGCTGCGCGAGCGCCTGGAGGAGGGCGTGCGGGGCGCCGTCGTCTGCCTGGACGCCGACGCGCCGACAATCGCGGCCGAGTCCGGCCTCCGCCCGGCGGGCGCGGCCGGGCCGGGGAACCTGGCGTACGTCATCTACACCTCCGGCTCCACCGGCCGTCCCAAGGGCGTGGCCGTGGAGCACGGGAGCGTGTCCGGGTACGCGGCGGAGATGGCGCGGCTGCTGGGGCTGGGCGAGGGGGAGCGGGTGCTCCAGTTCGCCTCCCCCGGCTTCGACGTCGTGGTCGAAGAGGTGTTCCCGGCGCTGGTGAGCGGCGCGGCGGTGGTGGCGAGCGGCGCGGACCTGCTGGAGCCGGCGGAGCTGGCGCGGGTGATCGAGGAAACCTCCGTCAGCGTGGTCGAGCTGCCCACGGCCTACTGGCACGAGTGGGTGCGCACGCTCGCGGAAGACGGCGAGCCGCTCCCGTCCACCCTGCGGCTCGTGCTGATGGGGGGCGAGCGGGTGCTCCCGGAGCGGCTCCGCGCCTGGCGGGAGACCGGGTGCGAGCTGGTCCACGTCTTCGGGCTGACGGAGACGACGGTCACCACCAGCATCCACCGCCTGGCCGCCGGCGAGGACGCGGGCGGGGGCGAGCTGCCGATCGGGCGGCCGATCGCCAACCAGCGCGTCTACGTGCTGGACGCGGGGATGCGGCCGGTGCCCGTGGGCTCGCCGGGGGAGATGTACATCGGCGGCGAGGGGGTGGCGCGCGGCTACCTGGGGCGCGCCGCGCTGACGGCCGCGCGCTTCGTCCCCGACCCCTTCCGCGGCGAGGGCGCGCGGCTGTACCGGACGGGCGACCGGGTGCGCTGGCGCGCGGACGGCGCGCTGGAGTTCCTGGGGCGCGCCGACCTGCAGGTGAAGGTGCGCGGCTACCGCGTCGAGCCGGGGGAGATCGAGAGCGTGCTCGCCGGCCACCCCGACGTGGGCGAGGCCGTCGTCGTGGCGCGCGAGGACGCGCCCGGCGACCGGCGGCTGGCGGCGTACGTGGTGGCGCGCGACGGGATCCGGCCGGAGCCGGGCGCGCTGCGCGCGCACCTCTCCGCGCGCCTCCCCGACCACATGGTGCCGGCGGCGTTCGTGGTGCTGGACCGCCTCCCGCTCACCCCCAACGGCAAGGTGGACCGCCGCGCCCTCCCCGCGCCCGGACACGACGCGTCGCTGGACGACGCCTACGTGGCGCCGCGCACGCCGACGGAGGAGGTGCTGGCGGGGATCTGGGCCGAGGTGCTGCGGCTGGAGCGGGTGGGGGTGCACGACGACTTCTTCCAGCTGGGCGGCGACTCCATCCTCACCATCCAGATCGTCTCCCGCGCGCGGAAGGCGGGGCTCAGGCTGACGCCGCGCCAGCTCTTCGAGGAGGCGACCGTCGCCGCCCTGGCCCAGGTGGTGGAGTCGGCCGCGCCGGGCGAGGCGCCGCCGCTCCCGGCGCCGGCGGACGCGGCGGCGCGCGGGGCGCTCCTGGCCGCGCTCCCCGCCGAGTTGGCGGCCGATGCCGAGGACGCGTACCCGCTGAGCCCCCTGCAGGAGGGGATGCTCTTCCACACGCTCTACGAGCCGGGGAGCGGCGTCTACGTGGGGCAGCTGCGCTTCGAGCTGCGGGGCGAGCTGGACGTGGAGGCGTTCCGGCGCGCCTGGCGGGGCGTGCTGGGGCGGCACGCGGCGCTGCGCACCAGCTACCTGTGGGAGGACGGCGGCCAGCCGCTCCAGGTGGTGCGCCGGGAGGTGGAGCCGCCGCTGCAGGAGGAGGACTGGCGCGGGATGGACCCGGCCGCGCGCGAGGAGCGGCTGGCCGCGTACCTGGAAAAGAACCGGGCCCGGGGCTTCGATCCCGGCCGCGCGCCGCTCCTGCGCCTGGCGCTCTTCCGCACGGAGGACGACGCGTGGCGGCTGGTGTGGAGCTTCCACCAGATGGTGCTGGACGGCTGGAGCCTGCCGCTGGTGTTCCGCGACGTGATGGCCCTGTACCAGGCCCACGCCGCGGGGCGCGAGCCCGCGCTCCCGCCGCCCGTCCCGTACCGCCGCTACGCCGACTGGCTCGGGCGCCAGGACCTGGAGCGGGCCGAGCGCTGGTGGCGGCGCGAGCTGGCCGGCTTCACCGCGCCGACGTCGCTCGCGGTCGAGACCGCCGCCGGCCCTCCCGGGCGCTACCGGCGCGCCGAGCGGCTCCTGGACGAGGAGCGGACGGCCGCGCTCCAGGCGTTCGCGGGCCGGCACGGGCTGACGGTGAACACGCTGGTGCAGGGCGCCTGGGCGCTGCTGGTCTCCCGCTACGGCGGGGAGAGCGACGTGGTGTTCGGGACCACCGTCTCGGGGCGCCCGGCGGAGCTGCCGGACGTCGAGGAGATCGTGGGGATGTTCATCAACACCCTCCCCCTGCGGGCGAAGGTGGAGGAACGGCGTCCGGCGGTGGAGTGGCTCCGCGAGCTGCAGGCGCGCCAGGTGGAGATGCGCGAGTACGAGTACACCCCGCTGGCGCAGGTGCAGCGCTGGAGCGAGGTCCCCGCCGGCACGCCGCTCTTCGACAGCATCGTCGTCTTCAACAACTACCCGCCCCTGGGCCCCGGCGACGACGGCGAGCAGCGGCTGCGGGTGGCCGTGGAGGGCGAGGTGGAGCAGGCGAGCAGGCTGCTGATCCTGAGCGTCATCGCCGGGCGCGAGCTGGCGCTGCGGGTGGAGTTCGACGGCGGCCGGGTGGCGGAGGACGCGGCGGAGCGGCTGTGCGGCCACGTGGAGACGCTCCTGCTGGGGCTGGCCGCCCGTCCCGACGCCCGTCTGGCGGACATCGAGCTGCTGGACGAGGCGGAGCGGCGGCGGGTGGTGCAGGAGTGGAACGCCACGGAGCGTCCCTCCCCGCGCGGCCGCTGCGTGCACGAGCTCTTCGAGCGGCAGGTCGCCCGCACGCGCGGCGCGCCCGCGGTCGTGTACGACGGCGGGGTCCTCACCTACCGCGAGCTGAACGCGCGGGCCAACCGGCTGGCGCGCTACCTCCGGCGCCTCGGCGTCGGCACGGAGGTCGTCGTCGCGATCTGCCTGGAGCGCTCGCCGGAGCTGATCGTGGCGATGCTGGCGGTGCTCAAGGCGGGCGGGGCCTTCCTGCCGCTCGATCCCGCGTATCCCCGCGAGCGGCTGCTGGACCTGCTGGAGGATTCCGGCGCCCGCGTGCTGCTGACGGACACGGCGCTCCACGAGCGGCTGGAGGGCGCGGCCCCCCGGCGCACGGCGGTGGTGTGCCTGGACGAGAAGCGGGAGTCGATCGCGCGCCGCCCGGCGTGGAATCCGCACGGCCGCGCCGGCGCCCGCAACCTGGCGTACGTCATCTACACCTCCGGCTCCACCGGCCGTCCCAAGGGCGTCGGGGTGGAGCACGGGAGCGTGTCGGGCTACGCGGTGGAGATGGCGCGGCTGCTGGAGCTCGGCGAAGGGGAGCGGGTGCTCCAGTTCGCCTCGCCCGGCTTCGACGTGGTGATCGAGGAGGTGTTCCCCGCGCTGGTGAGCGGCGCGGCCGTCGTCGTGAGCAACGCGGAGCTGCTGGAGCCGGCGGAGCTGGCGCGGGTGGTGGACGAGACGTCGGTGAGCGTGATGGAGCTGCCGACCGCCTACTGGCACGAGTGGGTGCGCACGCTCTCCGAGGACGGGCTGCGGCCGCCTGCGACGCTGCGCCGGGTGCTGATGGGAGGCGAGCGGGTGCTCCCGGAGCGGCTGCGCGCGTGGCGGGAGACCGGCTGCGAGCTGGTCCACGTCTTCGGGCTGACGGAGACGACGGTCACCACCAGCATCCACCGCCTCGGCGCCGGCGAGGACGCGGGCGGGGGCGAGCTGCCGATCGGCCGCCCGATCGCCAACCAGCGCGTCTACGTGCTGGACGCGGGGCTGCGGCCGGTGCCCGTGGGCGTTCCCGGGGAGATGTACATCGGCGGCGAGGGGGTGGCGCGCGGCTACCTGGGGCGGCGCGCGCTGACGGCGCAGCGCTTCGTCCCCGACCCGTTCTCCGCCGCTCGCGGCGCGCGGCTGTACCGGACGGGCGACCGGGTGCGCTGGCGCGCGGACGGCGCGCTGGAGTTCCTGGGGCGCGCCGACGAGCAGGTGAAGGTGCGCGGCTACCGCATCGAGCCGGGGGAGATCGAGAGCGCGCTGGGCGAGCACCCCGCCGTGGGCGACGCGGTGGTGGTGGCGCGCGAGGACGCGCCGGGGCAGAAGCGGCTGGTGGCGTACGTGGTGGCGCGCGACGGCACCCGGCCGGAGCCGGCCGCACTGCGCGCGCACCTCTCCGGGCGGCTCCCCGAGTACATGGTGCCGGGCGCGATCGTGGTCATGGACCGCCTTCCGCTCACGCCGAACGGGAAGGTGGACCGCCGCGCGCTCCCCGCGCCCGAGCACGACCCGTCGCGCGAAGATCTCTACGTCGCGCCGCGCACGCAGGCCGAGGAAGCGCTCGCCGAGGTCTGGCGCGAGGTGCTGGGCGCCCCGCGCGTGGGGGTGCACGACGACTTCTTCGGGCTGGGCGGCGACTCCATCCTCAGCATCCAGATCGTCGCGCGGGCGCGGCGCGCGGGGTTGAAGATCACCCCGCGGCAGCTCTTCGAGCACCCCACCGTCGCCGAGCTGGCGGCCGTGGCCGGCGTGGAGGGCGGCGCGTCCGAGGCGGAGCAGGGGATCGTCCAGGGGCCGGTGGAGCTGACGCCGATCCAGCGCGGCTTCTTCGCCGAGCTGCCCCCCGAGCCGCACCACTGGAACCTGTCGGTGCTCTTCGAGGTCCGCGGCCGGCTGGACGCCTCCGTGCTGGAGCGGGC contains:
- a CDS encoding condensation domain-containing protein; the encoded protein is RVLVDVEGHGREEVLEGIDLSRTVGWFTTLYPVLLDLRGHPGEGEALKAVKEQLRAVPNRGIGHGALRWLSPRAEVREALAVLPRARVRFEYLGQFDGSAGEEGFFALAPESAGPNVDPRTERGHLLALTGSVLGGRLEVTWQYSAGVHRRETVEALARDYVAELRALIAHCTSEEAGGYTPSDFPLADIDQSTLALLEAQLLAEEGA
- a CDS encoding amino acid adenylation domain-containing protein, giving the protein MSKQALIGDIYPLSPMQQGLLFHTLYEPGSGEYVGQSRFGLRGALDVEALRRAWQGVLDRHPVLRTGFTWEGVPEPLQVVRRAVELPLVVEDWRGVDADEQDRRMEEFLREDRARGFDPARAPLMRLTLFRTGDAAWRLVWTHHHLALDGWSLPLVFRDLVALYDACTAGREPSLPPARPYRDYIAWLKRQDLGRAERYWRRTLEGFRAPTPLGVERPPAGREEGYGRRDLRLGREVTGALQAYARRHGLTVNTLVQGAWALHLSRSSGEPEVVFGATVSGRPAELAGVEEMVGLFINTLPVRVRVGEDERVVDWLRRLQAQQAELREYEYSPLAQVQRWSEVPAGTPLFESILVFANYPAGGVLGEGEEAVEVEREGVVEQANYPLTVSATVGAEVLVRIEHDGARATAASVDRVLARLETALRAMTADPEARLSELELLSDDERRRVVEEWNATDRPSQRGRCVQELFEAQVERTPEAAAVVHDGGVLTYRELDERANRLARHLRRLGVRPEAVVAICLERSAELVAAMLAVLKAGGAYLPLDPAYPRERLLGVLEDSGARVLLTTAALRERLEEGVRGAVVCLDADAPTIAAESGLRPAGAAGPGNLAYVIYTSGSTGRPKGVAVEHGSVSGYAAEMARLLGLGEGERVLQFASPGFDVVVEEVFPALVSGAAVVASGADLLEPAELARVIEETSVSVVELPTAYWHEWVRTLAEDGEPLPSTLRLVLMGGERVLPERLRAWRETGCELVHVFGLTETTVTTSIHRLAAGEDAGGGELPIGRPIANQRVYVLDAGMRPVPVGSPGEMYIGGEGVARGYLGRAALTAARFVPDPFRGEGARLYRTGDRVRWRADGALEFLGRADLQVKVRGYRVEPGEIESVLAGHPDVGEAVVVAREDAPGDRRLAAYVVARDGIRPEPGALRAHLSARLPDHMVPAAFVVLDRLPLTPNGKVDRRALPAPGHDASLDDAYVAPRTPTEEVLAGIWAEVLRLERVGVHDDFFQLGGDSILTIQIVSRARKAGLRLTPRQLFEEATVAALAQVVESAAPGEAPPLPAPADAAARGALLAALPAELAADAEDAYPLSPLQEGMLFHTLYEPGSGVYVGQLRFELRGELDVEAFRRAWRGVLGRHAALRTSYLWEDGGQPLQVVRREVEPPLQEEDWRGMDPAAREERLAAYLEKNRARGFDPGRAPLLRLALFRTEDDAWRLVWSFHQMVLDGWSLPLVFRDVMALYQAHAAGREPALPPPVPYRRYADWLGRQDLERAERWWRRELAGFTAPTSLAVETAAGPPGRYRRAERLLDEERTAALQAFAGRHGLTVNTLVQGAWALLVSRYGGESDVVFGTTVSGRPAELPDVEEIVGMFINTLPLRAKVEERRPAVEWLRELQARQVEMREYEYTPLAQVQRWSEVPAGTPLFDSIVVFNNYPPLGPGDDGEQRLRVAVEGEVEQASRLLILSVIAGRELALRVEFDGGRVAEDAAERLCGHVETLLLGLAARPDARLADIELLDEAERRRVVQEWNATERPSPRGRCVHELFERQVARTRGAPAVVYDGGVLTYRELNARANRLARYLRRLGVGTEVVVAICLERSPELIVAMLAVLKAGGAFLPLDPAYPRERLLDLLEDSGARVLLTDTALHERLEGAAPRRTAVVCLDEKRESIARRPAWNPHGRAGARNLAYVIYTSGSTGRPKGVGVEHGSVSGYAVEMARLLELGEGERVLQFASPGFDVVIEEVFPALVSGAAVVVSNAELLEPAELARVVDETSVSVMELPTAYWHEWVRTLSEDGLRPPATLRRVLMGGERVLPERLRAWRETGCELVHVFGLTETTVTTSIHRLGAGEDAGGGELPIGRPIANQRVYVLDAGLRPVPVGVPGEMYIGGEGVARGYLGRRALTAQRFVPDPFSAARGARLYRTGDRVRWRADGALEFLGRADEQVKVRGYRIEPGEIESALGEHPAVGDAVVVAREDAPGQKRLVAYVVARDGTRPEPAALRAHLSGRLPEYMVPGAIVVMDRLPLTPNGKVDRRALPAPEHDPSREDLYVAPRTQAEEALAEVWREVLGAPRVGVHDDFFGLGGDSILSIQIVARARRAGLKITPRQLFEHPTVAELAAVAGVEGGASEAEQGIVQGPVELTPIQRGFFAELPPEPHHWNLSVLFEVRGRLDASVLERAVARVAAHHDALRMRFRREDGEWRQENAGLDGRRWTACVDLSALGEAEQRREVEREAARLQKSLSLEEGRLLRAVAFDRGEGRSGRLLIVVHHLVMDGVSWRLLLEDLQQAYEPLARGERPALPPKTTSFRRWAARLAEHVAAGGFEDELPYWLADERRGVRPLPEDFPGGANTGLHGRSVSAQLEEEETRRLLQEVPRAYRTQINDVLLAALARVLGRWAGEERVLVDVEGHGREEVLEGIDLSRTVGWFTTLYPVLLDLRGRPGEGEALKAVKEQLRAVPNRGIGHGALRWLSPRPEVREALAALPRARVRFEYMGQFDGALGEEGLFAIAPESAGADTDARADRGHLLVLGGAVMGGRLGLTWQYSAGVHRRETVEALAREYVAELRALIAHCTSEGAGGRTPSDFPLARATQDEVDRLVGSGREVEDLYRLSPMQEGMLFHTLYEPGSGVYVAQFCFELRGPLDVDAFRRAWRGVVRRHVVLRTGFAWEEVREPLQVVRRRVEPPLLSEDWRGVDADAHARRMEEFLREDRARGFDPAAPPLLRLALFRTGEEAHRFVLSLHMMVLDGWSVATLFHDVLALYDAHVAGREPALPPARPYRAYIAWLGRQDLAEAERWWRRELAGFDSPTEL